Below is a window of Desulfurococcus amylolyticus Z-533 DNA.
TCACAAGCTACCAGGTAGTCAACACGCTCGCCCTTAAAGCCCTATGCTCTCAGCAAGACTTCTCAAACATATGTCAAGGCGGGGTATTTGTCGACCCGGATATAGAGTACTATAAAACGGTTTTATCAAGGTTACTTAGTATTAAAGGGCTCCATAAACTCATACCAGAAGTGGGCTCAAACCTAGTCTACACACCGAAGGCTCCTTCATCAATCATGGATGTAATAGGGTTAACCGGTAGAATAGTTAAAACACTCAGCGGAGTAACCGCTACAGGTGAACCAATGTATGGTGGGAGCCAGCATTTATCAAGGATACTATTACTAGTGATGTTGCATAACCCGGTGAAGAAATACGGGTTTAATACCAGGTATGAAGAGGCATACCTCAGCAGCTTCAACAGGCTTGGATTGAGAACAGTGATAACAGGTCCCCATGAGAATCAGGAGGAGTTCTGGAGAAGAATCGGGGAGGTATCCAGGTTAAAGCCCGATATCATAGTGGATCTAGGGGGCAGGGGTCTCGAGCCCGTGGTGTACGTGTTTACAAGCAGTTATGAGGAGCTTGAAAGAATCCTGGTTAACCTGGTGGAGGCGTGTCCATGAGCCGCGATATCTGTATTATAGGGGGTGGAGCTGTAGGATCCACGCTAGCTTATTTCCTCTACAGGGCTGGTGTGACAGATATACCCGTGTACTTTGGTCGTGAGGAAACAGTTAGAGCAGTTCTAAGGGAGAAATGGGTGAGGGTTTACGATAAAGTTGAGAACCGGGATTACATCGTGCCGATAATACCTAGACACTATAGTAGCCCCATTGATAAATGCAGGTTTATCTTGAACACGGTTAAAGCATACAGTGTACCGGAGACGTTTAGGCTAATGGAGAAAATCATGGATGTCGGCGGAGTAATCGTGATGCTTCAGAATGGAATAGGTAGTTTAGAGCTTGCTGAGGAAAGATTTGGTGTACGAGTAGCCGGGGGAGTGGTCTACTTCGGTGCCGAACGCGTCTCACCTGTTTACACAGTGTATCATGGGGGCCGGACGGTCATAGCAGGGTGTAGGCATGGCTTATGCATGGAATTAACAGAGTTGAACAGGGTGTTTAAGCTGGGGGGCCTCGAGTTCAGGGTTGTATCGAATATAGACTACTACAGGTGGTTGAAGCTGGCTTTGAATGCCGTGGTCAACCCGTTGACAGCTATCTCCAGGTCTAGAAACAGTATAGTGTTATCCAGGCCAGGGCTGGAGCTGGCCTCATTGATCCTTGCTGAATTCATCGAGGTGGCTGGTAAACATGGCTTCAGATTCGAGCTTAACAGATTGCTCGAATACGTGGTAAACAATGTGAGGAGTACAAGGGACAATTACTCCAGTATGGCTCAAGACGTGTTGAATAA
It encodes the following:
- a CDS encoding thiamine-phosphate synthase family protein → MIIHEIICGKILVSLRGLLAHKLSDQGLSQHKISRLLNVSQPMINKLLKRPVEEYLGELEKLGIERGIVEYYVEILCSIAFAQSLEKFVFTSYQVVNTLALKALCSQQDFSNICQGGVFVDPDIEYYKTVLSRLLSIKGLHKLIPEVGSNLVYTPKAPSSIMDVIGLTGRIVKTLSGVTATGEPMYGGSQHLSRILLLVMLHNPVKKYGFNTRYEEAYLSSFNRLGLRTVITGPHENQEEFWRRIGEVSRLKPDIIVDLGGRGLEPVVYVFTSSYEELERILVNLVEACP
- a CDS encoding ketopantoate reductase family protein, whose translation is MSRDICIIGGGAVGSTLAYFLYRAGVTDIPVYFGREETVRAVLREKWVRVYDKVENRDYIVPIIPRHYSSPIDKCRFILNTVKAYSVPETFRLMEKIMDVGGVIVMLQNGIGSLELAEERFGVRVAGGVVYFGAERVSPVYTVYHGGRTVIAGCRHGLCMELTELNRVFKLGGLEFRVVSNIDYYRWLKLALNAVVNPLTAISRSRNSIVLSRPGLELASLILAEFIEVAGKHGFRFELNRLLEYVVNNVRSTRDNYSSMAQDVLNKSPTEIDFINGFIAKELGGGPSINKIITLMIHLIEESNKSKNSVQ